The Anaerolineales bacterium region TGGGCGCCAATATGATCAACCGCAATGCCGAGCTAATGCGTATGTACATTGAGCGCTACAAGGTTCCAAAGAATGGCTTCGTTAATTTTGCGGTCAATGCTCACAGGAATGCCAAGAGCAACCCCTACGCCATGTTCCGCAAGCCGGTCTCCGCGGCAACCGTGCGCGGGTCGCGAGTGATCTATGCGCCGTTGCGCTTGTACGACAGTGCGCCGATCTGTGATGGCGCGGCGGCTGTGATCCTTGCCCCCACGAGCCAGGCACGCGCCTTCACTGAGACGCCAGTGCAAATGTTAGCTTCAAGCGTTGCCACAGACTACTTCAGGCTAGAGGACCGCCCAAGCCCGCTCCAACTGCGTGCAGCGCAGATCTCTGCCGAGAAAGCTTTCAAGGCGGCCAACGTGAAGCACGAAGACATCAGCCTGTTCGAAGTGCATGATGCCTTCACCATCATGTCTGCTTTGCAGCTGGAGGCGGCTGGTTTTGCCGCCCCCGGCCGCGGCTGGCGCCTAGCGCACGAGGACAAGATCGGCCTCAAGGGCAAGATCCCGATCACAACGATGGGCGGGCTGAAAGCGCGCGGTCATCCGATTGGCGCCACGGCGCTGTATCAGACCTGCGAACTGGTGCTGCAGCTCACCGGGCGGGCTGGCAAGAACCAGGTACGCCGGCCTAAGGTTGGCATGATGCAATCGATTGGCGGGGTTGCGTCAACGGTGGTGACGCACATTCTGGGAAACTAAAAACTATCGGGCTGAGTTACTCAGCCCGATAGTTTTTGATGACCTCGGCCATGATGGAGAGAGCGATCTCCTCCGGCGTTTTGGCTTGAATGGCAAGCCCAATGGGCGCATGCAGCCGGGCCAGCTCTTGCTCAGTGAGCCCTGCTTTCAGCAGGCGTTCGCGGCGCTGGGCTTGCACGCGGCGGCTGCCCAGCGCGCCCACGTAGAAGGCTGGGCTGCGCAGTGCCAGCATCAGCGCCGGCTCATCGATCTTGGGGTCGTGGCTCAGCAAAGCGATGGCGGTTGTGTTGGTGATGCCAAGGTCATCGAAGGCAAGCTGCGGCCACACCGGTACCAGCTTGTCTGCGTTGGCGAAGCGCTCTTCGCTCATGAAGGCTTTGCGTGGATCGATCACCACGACGCGGAATTCCATCATGTGAGCAATGTTCACCAAGGCGGCAGCTATATGAGAAGCCCCCACCAGGATCAGAGTGGGGGAGGCGACCAGCGGAGTGACAAAAACTGTACCGTCATTTTCCAGGCTGGGTATGCGCGCAGTGCGCGCTGCCGGGCCGCTGCCACTGTGGGCGAGCACCTGGCCGGCTTCGTCTGCCAGAGTTTGGCCGCCGATCCCGTCGCCCTTGATGATGGTGGCGAGGGTCATCGGCTCGTCTGCTTTGAGGCGAGGCAATAGAAGAGCGAACAGTTGTGTGTCAAGTGGCTGTACGAAGACGTCGATCTCGCCGCCGCAGGCAAGGCCCACTTCCCAGGCAGTGTCATCTTGCACGCCAAAGTGCAGCAACTGCGCTTGGCCGGTTGCAATCACTTCCTTGGAAGTCGTCAGTACTGCGCCTTCTACGCAGCCGCCGCTCACTGAGCCGACCAGGCCACCGCTCTCGCTGACGGCCATGACCGCGCCAGCCTGGCGCGGCGCGGAGCCCCAGGTGGAGATGACCGTGCACAGGGCAACGCGCTCACCCTGGGCCAGCCAGTGCTCCACATCGGGCAGCAGTTCGCGCACGGCAACTCCGCTAGCTGGCTTCGATCTGCTTCTTGGCGCAGTCGAAGAATTCGCCGCTGAGCTTCTGGGTTACGCTGCCCATCATGCGCGAGGCGAGAGCAGCAATGGTGCCCAGCACGCTGATGTCGGCCGTCCAATCCAGCTGAGTTACGCCATTGCCGGCGTCACTCAGCAGCATCGTGGCGGTGGCGTCCACTGCGCTGCCGGGGGCTGCGCCATGGGCTTTCAATGTAGCTTTTGAGGGCGCCACGATCTCAGTGAATTCAAGGTCACCACTGAAGCGCACTTTCAAATTGCCAAGCCCAACGGAGACGGTGCCCTTGAACTTTCTGCCTTCCTCGATCACTTCCAGGCTTTCAAGTCCGGGGGCACATTTTGAAACAAACTCAGGGTTGGTCAGATAGGTAAAAACTTTTTCCTGAGGGGCAGCGATGGTAGTGGATCCTTTTACTTGCATGTCGTCTCCAGGCAAGAATTGAAATGCGCATAGCCAAATCAATTCTAGCGAACAAAAACTTATTTGTTACTTTGAAGTAGCTCAGCCACGCGGGGTGAATCTGCATATACG contains the following coding sequences:
- a CDS encoding thiolase domain-containing protein (Catalyzes the synthesis of acetoacetyl coenzyme A from two molecules of acetyl coenzyme A. It can also act as a thiolase, catalyzing the reverse reaction and generating two-carbon units from the four-carbon product of fatty acid oxidation) — encoded protein: MRPVSIVAASQLPVVKANPDSLSQMASSVMRDAMQSAGVIGVEALYVGNMLADELQNQKHLGALFADEAGLHGVEALRIGAATAGGAAALRVAYLAVASGDVDLAMVVGAEKMSEGSAVPALAKALDAKLEVPLGANMINRNAELMRMYIERYKVPKNGFVNFAVNAHRNAKSNPYAMFRKPVSAATVRGSRVIYAPLRLYDSAPICDGAAAVILAPTSQARAFTETPVQMLASSVATDYFRLEDRPSPLQLRAAQISAEKAFKAANVKHEDISLFEVHDAFTIMSALQLEAAGFAAPGRGWRLAHEDKIGLKGKIPITTMGGLKARGHPIGATALYQTCELVLQLTGRAGKNQVRRPKVGMMQSIGGVASTVVTHILGN
- a CDS encoding XdhC family protein encodes the protein MRELLPDVEHWLAQGERVALCTVISTWGSAPRQAGAVMAVSESGGLVGSVSGGCVEGAVLTTSKEVIATGQAQLLHFGVQDDTAWEVGLACGGEIDVFVQPLDTQLFALLLPRLKADEPMTLATIIKGDGIGGQTLADEAGQVLAHSGSGPAARTARIPSLENDGTVFVTPLVASPTLILVGASHIAAALVNIAHMMEFRVVVIDPRKAFMSEERFANADKLVPVWPQLAFDDLGITNTTAIALLSHDPKIDEPALMLALRSPAFYVGALGSRRVQAQRRERLLKAGLTEQELARLHAPIGLAIQAKTPEEIALSIMAEVIKNYRAE
- a CDS encoding carbon monoxide dehydrogenase subunit G; the encoded protein is MQVKGSTTIAAPQEKVFTYLTNPEFVSKCAPGLESLEVIEEGRKFKGTVSVGLGNLKVRFSGDLEFTEIVAPSKATLKAHGAAPGSAVDATATMLLSDAGNGVTQLDWTADISVLGTIAALASRMMGSVTQKLSGEFFDCAKKQIEAS